ACGGCAACTCGCTGAGCTTCGACTGAAGCAAACCTCTATCCCGATGAGGCGCCTGCTTTCCGGCGCGCTCGGCGCGCTTTCCCTGCTGCTGCTGGCGGTCAACACCCTGCTCTGCTGCCTGCCGCTGCTGGCGCTGGCCCTGCTCAAGCTGATGCTGCCGCTGCCAGCGGTGCGCCGGCGCATCGACCCGCTGCTCAACCTGATTGCCACCGCCTGGATCGGCGCCAACAGCCGCTGGCTCGCGCTTATCCAGCATGCGCCCTGGGATATGCAAGGCCTCGAGGGCCTGCGCCCCGACGGCTGGTACCTGGTCAACTGCAACCACCGTTCCTGGGTCGACATCTTCGTGCTGCAGCGTGCGCTGAACCGGCGCATCCCGATGCTGAAGTTCTTCCTGAAGCAGCAGCTGATCTATGTCCCGGTGATCGGCCTGGCCTGGTGGGCGCTGGACTTTCCCTTCATGCGCCGCCATTCCAAGGCCGCGCTGCGCCGCCGCCCCGAGCTGCGCGATCAGGACCGCGTGACCACGCGGCGCGCCTGCGCAAAGTTCGCGCTGCTGCCGACCAGCGTGATGAACTTCGCCGAGGGCACGCGCTTCACGCCGGCCAAGCATCGCCGCCAGGCGCCGCCCTACCGCCATCTGCTGAAGCCCCGCGCCGGCGCGCTGGCGCTGAGCCTGCATGCGATGGGCCGGCAGTTCCAGTCCCTGCTGGATGTCACCCTGGTCTACCCGGACGGCACGCCCAGCTTCTGGCACCTGCTGTCGGGGCGCTGCGGCCGGGTGATCCTGCGACTGCGCGAGCTGCCGATCCCGCCGGCCCTGTGCGAGGGCGATTACGGCGGCGACAGCGCCTTCCGCGCCGAGTTCCACCGCTGGCTGGAACAGCTGTGGCGCGAGAAGGACCGGCAGATCGAGAGCCTGCTGCAGCAAGCCCGGGAGTTTGCGCTGACGCAAAACCACATCTAGTGTCCAGCAGCTAGTCTTCACCCCACATCTAGTGCTGAAGACCTGCCCATGCCGAACACCTCTCCCGCCGCCCTGCCCGGCACCGTGCTCAAGCGCGACGGCCGCCGCGCTCCCTTCGATCCCGGCAAGATCGCGCTGGCGCTGCAGCGCGCCGGCATCGCCAGCGGCGAATACGGCAGCGACGAGATGAGCCTGCTGCTCGCCGGCGTGCTGAAGGTGCTTGCGCACCGCTTCACCGGCGAGACGCCCGGCGTCGAGCAGATCCAGGATGTGGTCGAGCAGACCCTGATCGCCGCCAACCACCTGAAGACCGCGCGCGCCTACATCGTCTACCGCGAGCAGCATGCGCGGCTGCGCCAGGACCGCAAGACCCTGGTCGATGTCGAAAGCTCGATCAACGAATACCTGGAACGCGCCGACTGGCGCGTCAATGCCAATGCCAACCAGGGCTATTCGCTGGGCGGCCTGATCCTGAACGTCGCCGGCAAGGTGACGGCCAACTACTGGCTCTCGCATGTCTACGCGCCGGAGATCGGCCGCGCGCATCGCGAGGGCGACCTCCACATCCACGACCTCGACATGCTCAGCGGCTACTGCGCCGGTTGGTCGCTGCGCACCCTGCTGCACGAGGGTCTGAACGGCGTGCCGGGCAAGGTCGAGGCCGGGCCGCCCCGGCACATGAGCTCGGCGGTGGGCCAGATCGTCAACTTCCTTGGCACCCTGCAGAACGAATGGGCCGGTGCCCAGGCCTTCTCGTCCTTCGACACCTATATGGCGCCCTTCGTGCGCAAGGACGCGATGAGCTACGCCCAGGTGCGGCAGTGCATCCAGGAGCTGGTCTACAACCTCAACGTGCCCTCGCGCTGGGGCACGCAGACGCCCTTCACCAACCTGACCTTCGACTGGACCTGCCCCGAGGATCTGCGCGAGCAGGTGCCGGTGATCGCCGGTGAGGAGATGCCCTTCGCCTACGGCGAGCTGCAGGCCGAGATGGACCTGATCAACCGCGCCTATATCGAGGTGATGACCGCAGGGGACGCCAAGGGCCGGGTCTTCACCTTCCCGATCCCGACCTACAACATCACGCCGGATTTCCCCTGGGAATCGGAGAACGCGACCGCGCTGTTCGAGATGACGGCCCGCTACGGCCTGCCCTACTTCCAGAACTTCGTGAACTCGGAGCTGCAGCCGCACATGGTGCGCTCGATGTGCTGCCGGCTGCAGCTGGACCTGCGCGAGCTGCTCAAGCGCGGCAACGGTCTGTTCGGCAGTGCCGAGCAGACCGGCAGCGTCGGCGTCGTCACCATCAACTGCGCCCGCCTGGGCCACCTGCATCGCGGCGACGAGGCCGGCCTGCTGGCCGCGCTGGATCGGCTGCTGGAGCTGGGAAAGCAGAGCCTGGAGATCAAGCGCAAGCTGATCCAGCGCCTGATGGACCAGGGCCTGTTCCCCTACACCAAGCGCTACCTCGGCACCCTGCGCAACCATTTCTCGACCCTGGGCGTCAACGGCCTGAACGAGATGGTGCGCAATTTCAGCGGCGATGCTGAGGACATCACGACCGAGGCCGGTCATGCGCTGGCACTGCGCCTGCTGGACCATGTTCGCGCACGCATCACCGCCTTCCAGGAGGAGACCGGCCATCTCTACAACCTGGAGGCCACGCCGGCCGAGGGCACGACCTACCGCTTCGCGCGCGAGGACAGGAAGCGCTGGCCCGCCATCCTGCAGGCCGGCAGCGCCGAGCAGCCCTACTACACCAATTCATCGCAGCTGCCGGTCGGCTTCACCAACGACCCCTTCGAGGCCCTGTACCGCCAGGAGGCGCTGCAGTCCAAATACACCGGCGGCACCGTGCTGCACCTCTACATGGGCGAGCGCGTCAGCGACGCCGCCGCCTGCCGCGAACTGGTGCGCCGCGCGCTGAGCCGCTTCCGCCTGCCCTACATCACCGTGACGCCGACCTTCTCCATCTGCCCGAAGCATGGCTATCTGGCCGGCGAGCATGCCTTCTGTCCCAAGTGCGACGCCGAGCTGCTGGCGCGCAAGCCCCCCTGTTCCATCACCAGCGACAAGGAGCTGATCCCATGACGACGAACCATCCGATAACCGAAGTACAGGGCACCGCGATCCTGCTGCGCGACGAAGAGCGCCAGCCCTGCGAGGTCTGGACCCGGGTGATGGGCTACCACCGCCCGGTCGCCAGCTTCAACACCGGCAAGCAGGGCGAGCATCGCGAGCGCCGCTTCTTCGCCGAGCCGGCCGGCATGCGCCGCGCCGCCTGACGCAAGCCGCCATGCCCTTGCGCATCGGCGGCCTGCAGCCGCTCAGCACCATCGACATGCCGGGGCGCCTGGCCGCGGTGGTGTTTCTGCAGGGCTGCCCCTGGCGTTGCGGCTACTGCCATAACCCCGGCCTGCAGCCCGCCGAGACGCCACCGGGTGCCACGCCAGCGCCGGACTGGGCCGCGGTGCTGCGCTTTCTCGAGCAGCGCCGCGGCCTGCTGGACGGCGTGGTGTTCTCCGGCGGCGAGCCGACCCTGCAGCAGGACCTGCCGGCCGCCGCGGCCCAGGTGCGCGCGCTGGGCTTCCAGGTCGGCCTGCACACGGCCGGCATGTACCCGCTGCGCCTCGTCGGTCTCTTGCCGCTGCTGGACTGGGTGGGGCTGGACATCAAGGCGCCCTGGCCACGCCTGGATGCGCTGAGCGGTGCCCCCGGCAGCGCCGCCAAGCTGCGCGCCTCGCTGGGACACCTGCTGCGCAGCCGGGTCGCACACGAATGCCGCACGACCTGGCACCCGGAGCTGTTCCCGGCGGAAGAGTTGGAGGCCCTGGCTTCCGAGCTGTCCGGGCTGGGGGTGCGCGACTGGGCGCTGCAGCGCCGCGATGGCGTGCATCCGCCCGAGCTTGATGCGGCGATGCTGCAGCGGCTGGCCGCCGGCTTCCGGCGCTTCCACCTGCGCTGATCCGGTCTGGCCTCTGGACCGCCTCCGGGAGCCCAGGCTGCGTGGCTGCCGGCCCGGGCCACAATAGCGCTCATGAGCAGTAGTCAGTATCCCGCCCCGCCCCCCGATCAGCGATTCATCGACAAGCAGATGGCCGGCGTCATCGAGGCCATCATGATCCATGGCTATAGCCTGGCCAACAAGGGTTTCATTCCCTCTGAACAGCAGGTAGCCGTCTATATCTCAAGCCTGAACGAGGAAACCTTGCTGCAGAGGATTCGCAGGCATCCCGGCGCGGCTGCAACGCGTGCGCGGCTGGCGGATGATGCCGAGCTACTGCGCTGGGCGCGACTGGTCGGCCGTGACAAGCAGGCCTGATACCTGCACGGGGCCCATGCCTGATGCCTCCTAAGGTCCGCCCCGCGGCCCCCAGGCCTCGTCGATCTCGTTGAACAGGGGCCCGGTATCGCCGCTGGCCGGATAGGGGCCGGTGCCGCTGTGCTCCGAACGCGAGGCAGGCACGAAGCAGCCCAGATTCACGTCGAACACATTGACCTCGCCGCGCTCGATCACATAGTGCCAGCCATGCAGGGCCAGGCGTCCGCGCTCCACCTGTTCGCGCACCATCGGATAGTCCATCAGCCGCTCCAGTTGCAGCACCACCGAACGCTCCTCGGTGCGGCGCAGCGCCTCGTCGGACAGCTGCACCGGCAGCACCGCATCGCGCCCCAGCTCCAGCCAGGCGGCCAGGTTGCTGGCACCGGGCGGCGGGTCGCCGTAGAGCGCGCGGATGCCGCCGCAATGGCTGTGGCCGCAGACCACGATATGGCGCACGTCCAGCGCCAGCACCGCGTACTCGATCGCCGCAGCGGTTCCGTGGTGGCCCCGGCTGCCGTCATAGGGCGGCACGAAGGCAGCGACATTGCGCACCAGGAACAGCTCGCCGGGGCCGGCACCGGTCAGCAGATAGGGGACGAGACGCGAGTCCGAACAGCCGATGAACAGGGTGCTGGGGTGCTGCCCCTGGGCCACCAGGTCCTGGAAGCGCGCCCGGTAGCGGGGAAAGTAGTCGGTGTTGAAACGGCGCAGGCGCGCAATCAGCTCGTCGGGCATAGACTGTTCACCCGCCTACTGCAGCAGCGGCGTGCTGGCCCCCTCCAGGACCACGCCGTCCAGCACGGCCTCCGCCGCCAGGCCGTTCAGGTACTGGCACAAGGCCGTCATCCGCGCCTGCTGCTCCAGCGTCTGCGCGATCGTTCGGTGCACCGCCTGGAAAGGCAGGCGCTGGCCCGCTTCGCGCGCGTCCACCTTGACGATGTGGAAGCCATGGCGGGAGCGCAGCAGGCGCGGCAGCACGCCGACATGGGCCTGCGCCTCGTCCTGGCCAAACAGCGTCGCGGCGAACTCGGGCATGCAATCGGCGCGGCTGAGCCAGCCCAGCGAGCCCCCCTGCGCACCGCTGGGGCAGTTGGAGTTGTCGGCCGCGGCGCGCGCAAAAGCCATCGCGTCGGCGCAGCGCAGCTCCACCAGCAGGGCCTCGGCGCGGCGGCGCAGCGCCTCGACCGGCGTGGCCGGGGTCAGCGCAAACAGGATGTGCGCGGCCAGCACCCGCTCGCCCACCGCATAGCGCGCCGCATGCGCGGCATGGTGGCGCCGGCAGGCGGCCTCGTCCGGCTCGGCCGGCTGCAGCGTCGACTCCAGCAGGGCTTCGATCGCGGCCGAGGCGGCGGCGCTGAGCACGCCGTCGACAGCCGGCTGGTCCGCGAGGGCCAGGCGGCCCTCGCGCTGCGCCTGCTGGCGCAGCAGCTCGCTGTAGGCGCGCTGGCGCAGCTCGGCCTCGTCCAGCCGCTCGCCGGGCCCATGCAGAGCGACACCATTGACACGCGCCACGGTCGCCGTCTCGTCGCGCGAGCCGCAACCGCAGTTGCCGCCACCGCAGGATGTGATGTTCTCGTTCATGTCTGGAAACTCCTCGTTCAGCGCGTCAGACGGTCATGGCCCGGCGGCAGAGACAGGCGGCGGCTACGCACCAGCTGGTAGGGCCGCACCAGATAGGCCAGGGTTCCGAAGCCGCTCCAGACATGGACCAACCGGGTGAAGGGGAACACCAGGAACAGGCTCATGCCCAGGAACATGTGCAGCTTGAACACCCAGGAGGCCTCGGCCAGCAGCTCGACCGCGCCGCCACGCAGGGTGACGATGCGCTGCGCCCACTCGGCCAGGTTCATCATCATGCCGCCGTCCAGATGCTGGGCCGACAGCGGGATGGTCGCCAGGCCCAGCACCAGCTGCAGCCACAGCAGCGCCAGCAGCAGGATGTCGCTGGCCTTGGAGTTGCGACGGATGCGAATGTCCGACAGCCGGCGATGCAGCAGCAGGCTGACGCCGATGAAGGCGAGCAGACCGGCGATGCCGCCGCTGACCATGGCCATCAGCTGCTTGTGGCCGGCGCTGATGAAGGGCTCATAGAGGAAATGCGGCGTCAGCATGCCCACGCTATGGCCAAAGAACAGGAACAGCACGCCAACGTGGAACAGGTTGCTGCCCCAGCGCAGGCTGCCGGCGCGCAGCAGCTGGGAGGAGTCGCTCTTCCAGCTGTACTGGTCGCGGTCGAAACGCAGCAGGCTGCCGACCAGGAACACCGCCAGGCAGATGTAGGGATAGATGCCGAACAGGGCGAAATCCAGGGATCTCATGCGCGCCCTCCTTGCTGTGACACGGGACTCTTGCGAACGATGTGGACGGGCTGCGGCCCCTGCTGGCCGCGCGAGCTGCAGCCGTCGAAGGCGGCCGGCTCCTGCCAGCTCTCGTCCAGCGGCTCGTCCGGCGTGATCTGCAACGTGCGCGGTTTCTCTCCGGCCAGCTCCAGCACCGCGCCGATCGCTGCCGCATAGAGGCTGTCGCGCTTGATCAGCGCGGCATGGATCGAGCTCAGGATATGGGCCAGTTCGGCCAGGAAGGCGCGCGCGGTGGCCGGTTCCTGGGTTGAAGCGAACTCCAGCACCACCGGCAGGAAGTCCGGCAGTTCGCTGGCGTCAAAGAACATGCCGCCAGCCTCGTAGGTCTGCACCAGGTCGACCAGGGCAGGCCCGCGGGTGCGCGAGTCGCCGTGCACATGCTCGAACATATGCAAGCTGGTGGCGCGGCCGCGGTCGAAGCTCTCGACATAGCGCGCCTCGACCTCGTAGGCATCGCCGCGCTGCAGCGTCGCCATCAGCATGGCCAGCTCGGCCTGGCGCGCCTCGGACAGCGCGCCCTCTTCGCGCAGCGCTGCCGCGAGCGCGGGCAGCGCGGATCGCAGCTCCGGGCCGGGATAGTTCAGCAGATGTGCCAGCACGCGACAGCTGTCGGCAATCGGCTGCTGCGGGTCCTTCTTCTTGGAGATCTTGATCATCATGCGCTCCTCACAGCGTGGCCTTGATCGGGATGGTGCGGCGCCCGCCGCCGCCGAACAGGCTGGTCTCGTGGCTCTGCCCCTCCGAGCAGCCGTTGCCAAAGCTGAAGCCGCAGCCGCCGCGCAGGTCGTAGGCGTTCTCGGCGTACTCGCGGTGCGAGCTCGGGATCACGAAGCGGTCCTCGTAGTTGGCAATCGCCATCACCTGGTACATGTCCTCGACCTCGCGCTTGAGCAGGCCCACCTGGTCCAGCACCGCCCAGTCCTCGACGCCGTCCACATGCTTGCCGCGCTGGTAGGCGCGCATCGCGAGCATGCGTTCCAGCGCCCGCTCGACCGGCGCGACATCGCCGGCGGTCAACAGGTTGGCGAGGTACTGGACCGGGATGCGCAGCTCGCTGACATCGGGGATCGCACCCTTGGCCGCGATATGGCCGGCATGCGCCGCGGCGCTGATCGGCGACAGCGGCGGCACGTACCAGACCATCGGCAAGGTGCGGTACTCCGGGTGCAGCGGCAGCGCGACCTTCCAGTCGACCGCCATCTTGTAGACCGGGCTCCTCTTCGCCGCCTCCAGCCAGGCCTCGGGAATGCCGTCGCGGCGGGCCTGCTCGATCACCTGCGGATCGTGGGGATCGAGGAACAGGTCCAGCTGGGCCTGATAGAGGTCCTTGTCATGCTCGACGCTGGCGGCCGCCTCGATGCGGTCGGCGTCGTAGAGCAGCACGCCCAGGTAACGGATGCGGCCGACGCAGGTCTCGGAGCACACGGTCGGCTGGCCGGCCTCGATGCGCGGATAGCAGAAGATGCACTTCTCGGCCTTGCCGCTTTGCCAGTTGTAGTAAATCTTCTTGTAGGGGCAGCCGGACACGCACATGCGCCAGCCCCGGCACTTGTCCTGGTCGATCAGCACGATGCCGTCCTCCTCGCGCTTGTAGATCGAGCCGGAGGGGCAGCTCGCGACGCAGGCGGGGTTCAGGCAGTGCTCGCACAGCCTGGGCAGGTACATCATGAAGGTGTTCTCGAACTGGCCGTAGATGTCCTTCTGCACATCCTCGAAGTTCGGGTCCTTGCTGCGCTTGGCGAACTCGCCGCCCAGGATCTCCTCCCAGTTCGGCCCCCATTCGATCTTCTCCATGCGCTGGCCGGTAATCAGGCTGCGCGGGCGCGCGGTGGGCGCGGCCTTGGACTTGGGCGCGGACTGCAGGTGGTCGTAGTCGAAGGTGAAGGGTTCGTAATAGTCGTCGATCTGCGGCAGCTTCGGGTTCGCGAAGATGCGCATCAGGAGCTTCCACTTTCCGCCCTGACGCGGTTCGATCGATCCGTTGGGCAGGCGTTGCCAGCCCCCATGCCAGCGCTGCTGGTTTTCCCATTCCTTGGGGTAACCGATGCCGGGCTTGGACTCGACGTTGTTGAACCAGGCGTATTCCATGCCGGGCCGATTGGTCCAGACGTTCTTGCAGGTGACCGAACAGGTGTGGCAACCGATGCACTTGTCCAGGTTCAGCACCATGCCGATCTGCGCGCGGATCTTCATGCCCTTGCTCCTTGTTCTGCGGACTCCTCGTCCAGCCAATCGATCCGGGCCATCTTGCGCACCAGCACGAACTCGTCGCGGTTGGTGCCGATGGTCCCGTAGTAGTTGAAGCCGTAGCTCAGCTGCGCGTAGCCGCCGATCATGTGCGTGGGCTTGAGCACGATGCGGGTCACCGAGTTGTGGATGCCGCCGCGTGTGCCGGAGATCTCGGAGCCCGGCGTGTTGATGATCTTCTCCTGGGAGTGGTACATCATCACCATGCCGTTCTTGACGCGCTGGCTGACCACGGCCCGGGCCGCGATCGCACCGTTGGCGTTGAACAGCTCGACCCAGTCGTTGTCGGCGATGCCCGCGCTCCGAGCGTCGTCCTCGCTGATCCAGACCACCGAGCCGCCCCGGTTCAGGGTCAGCATCATCAGGTTGTCGCTGTAGGTGCTGTGGATGCCCCACTTCTGGTGCGGCGTGATGAAGTTGAGCGCGATCTCCTTGTGGCCGTTGCTCTTCAGGCCATGCACCTCGGCCAGCGCCTTCAGGTCCACCGGCGGCCGATAGCTGCTGAAGCCCTCGCCGAAGGCGCGCATCCAGGGATGGTCCTGGTAGAACTGCTGGCGTCCGGTCAGGGTCCGCCATGGGATCAGTTCATGCACATTGGTGTAGCCGGCGTTGTACGAGACCTTCTCGCTCTCGAGGCCCGACCAGGTGGGGCTGGAGATGATCTTGCGCGGCTGTGCCTGGATGTCGCGGAAGCGGATCTTCTCGTCCTCGCGGTGCAGGGCCAGGTGCGCGTGTTCACGGCCGGTCTGCTTCGCCAGCGCATCCCAGGCCTTCACCGCCACATGGCCGTTGGTCTCGGGCGCCAGCATCAGCACGACCTCGGTCGCGTCGATGTCGCTCTCGATCTTCGGCCGGCCGAGGGTCGCGCCCTCGTCGCGCACCCGCCCGTTGAGTTCTCCCAGTGCCTCGACCTCGTCGTCGGTGTTCCAGGCGATGCCCTTGCCGCCGTTGCCGATCTTCTCCATCAAGGGGCCCAGCGCCGTGAAGCGCTTGTAGAGGTTCGGGTAGTCGCGCTCGACCACCACCAGCTGCGGCGCGGTCTTGCCCGGGATCAGTTCGACCTCGCCCTTCTTCCACTCCTTCACCTCGAAAGGCTGGGCCAGTTCGGCCGGGCTGTCGTGCATCAGCGGGTTCAGCACCAGTTCCTTCTCGACGCCCAGGTGACCGACGCAGAGCTCGCTGAACTTCTTCGCAAAGCCCTTGTAGATCTCCCAGTCGCTCCGGGCCTGCCAGGCCGGGTCCACCGCGGTCGACAGCGGGTGGATGAAGGGATGCATGTCCGAGGTGTTGAGGTCGTTCTTCTCGTACCAGGTCGCGGTCGGCAGCACAATGTCCGAGTAGAGGCAGGTCGTGCTCATGCGGAAGTCCAGGGTCACCAGGAGGTCGAGCTTGCCCTCCGGCGCCTGCTCGTGCCAGGTCACCTCCTGCGGCTTGGCCTCGTCCTTGCCCAGGTCCTTGCCCTGCACGCCATTGGTGGTGCCCAGCAGGTGCTTGAGGAAGTACTCATGGCCCTTGCCCGAGCTGCCCAGGATGTTGGAGCGCCAGACGAACATATTGCGCGGCCAGTTGTCCTCGTGGTCCGGGTCCTCGCAGCTCATGCGCAGCGAACCGTCCTTGAGACCGCGCACCGCGTAGTCGCGCGGGTCCATGCCCAGGGCCTGGGCCTGCTTGACCAGATCGATCGGGTTGGTCTGCAGCTGCGGCGCGCTGGGCAGCCAGCCCATGCGCTCGGCGCGCACGTTGTAGTCGATCAGGCTGCCGCCGAAGGCGCTCTTGTCGGCCAGCGGCGACAGCACCTCGGACACATCCAGCTTCTCGTAGCGCCACTGGTCGGTATGGGCATAGAAGAAGCTGGTGGCGTTCATCTGGCGCGGCGGGCGGATCCAGTCCAGCGCGAAGGCCAGGGCCGTCCAGCCGGTCTGCGGCCGCAGCTTCTCCTGGCCCACGTAGTGCGCCCAGCCGCCGCCGCTCTGGCCGATGCAGCCGCACATCATCAGCATGTTGATGATGCCGCGATAGTTCATGTCGCAGTGGTACCAATGGTTCATCGCCGCGCCGATGATCACCATGGCCTTGCCGCGGGTCTTGTCGGCCGTGTCGGCGAACTCGCGCGCCACCTGAGCAATCTGCGCGCCCGGCACGCCGGTGATGCGCTCGGCCCAGGCCGGGGTGTAGGGCTTGTTGTCCAGGTAGTCGCGCGGCAGGTCGTCGCCGAAGCCGCGGTCGATGCCGTACTGCGCCACCTGCAGGTCGAACACCGTGGCCACCAGCACCTCGGCGGCCGCCTCGTGCTTGCCCAGCTTCAGGCGCAGCGCCGGCACCCTGCGCGCCAGCACGTCCTGCTGTTTGTTGGCGGTGAACTGCGGCGACTCCACGCCACCGAAGTACGGGAAACCCACCTCCACCAGCTCATGATCCAGCGCCTCGTCCTCCAGGGTCGACAGGCGCAGCTTCACCTCGGCGTTGCCGCGGGCCTCCTTAGTCTCGAGGTTCCACTTGCCCAGGTCATCGCGCTCGGACGATCCCCAGCGGAAACCGATCGAGCCGTTCGGCACCACCACCTTGCCGTTCTCGTCCAGCGCCAGGGTCTTCCATTCGGGATTGTTGGCCTGGCCCAGCTTGGCGCCGAAGTCGCTGGCGCGCAGGTAGCGATCCGGTACCAGCAGCTCGCGCCCGTCCGGCAGGGTCTGGCGCTTGAGCTGCACCAGCATCGGCAGGTCGGTGTAGCGACGCGCGTAGTCGTCGAAGTAGGCCGACCGCTTGTCGAAATAGAACTCCTTCAGGATCACATGACCCATCGCCATCGCGACCGCGGCGTCGGTGCCCTGCTTGGGATGCAGCCAGATGTCTGCCAGCTTGGAGATCTCGGCGTAGTCGGGCGTGATCGCCACCGTCTTCGCGCCCTTGTAGCGCACCTCGGTGAAGAAGTGCGCGTCCGGCGTGCGCGTCTGCGGCACGT
This genomic stretch from Roseateles sp. DAIF2 harbors:
- a CDS encoding acyltransferase; translation: MRRLLSGALGALSLLLLAVNTLLCCLPLLALALLKLMLPLPAVRRRIDPLLNLIATAWIGANSRWLALIQHAPWDMQGLEGLRPDGWYLVNCNHRSWVDIFVLQRALNRRIPMLKFFLKQQLIYVPVIGLAWWALDFPFMRRHSKAALRRRPELRDQDRVTTRRACAKFALLPTSVMNFAEGTRFTPAKHRRQAPPYRHLLKPRAGALALSLHAMGRQFQSLLDVTLVYPDGTPSFWHLLSGRCGRVILRLRELPIPPALCEGDYGGDSAFRAEFHRWLEQLWREKDRQIESLLQQAREFALTQNHI
- a CDS encoding ribonucleoside triphosphate reductase, producing MPNTSPAALPGTVLKRDGRRAPFDPGKIALALQRAGIASGEYGSDEMSLLLAGVLKVLAHRFTGETPGVEQIQDVVEQTLIAANHLKTARAYIVYREQHARLRQDRKTLVDVESSINEYLERADWRVNANANQGYSLGGLILNVAGKVTANYWLSHVYAPEIGRAHREGDLHIHDLDMLSGYCAGWSLRTLLHEGLNGVPGKVEAGPPRHMSSAVGQIVNFLGTLQNEWAGAQAFSSFDTYMAPFVRKDAMSYAQVRQCIQELVYNLNVPSRWGTQTPFTNLTFDWTCPEDLREQVPVIAGEEMPFAYGELQAEMDLINRAYIEVMTAGDAKGRVFTFPIPTYNITPDFPWESENATALFEMTARYGLPYFQNFVNSELQPHMVRSMCCRLQLDLRELLKRGNGLFGSAEQTGSVGVVTINCARLGHLHRGDEAGLLAALDRLLELGKQSLEIKRKLIQRLMDQGLFPYTKRYLGTLRNHFSTLGVNGLNEMVRNFSGDAEDITTEAGHALALRLLDHVRARITAFQEETGHLYNLEATPAEGTTYRFAREDRKRWPAILQAGSAEQPYYTNSSQLPVGFTNDPFEALYRQEALQSKYTGGTVLHLYMGERVSDAAACRELVRRALSRFRLPYITVTPTFSICPKHGYLAGEHAFCPKCDAELLARKPPCSITSDKELIP
- the nrdD gene encoding anaerobic ribonucleoside-triphosphate reductase; translation: MTTNHPITEVQGTAILLRDEERQPCEVWTRVMGYHRPVASFNTGKQGEHRERRFFAEPAGMRRAA
- a CDS encoding anaerobic ribonucleoside-triphosphate reductase activating protein; translation: MPLRIGGLQPLSTIDMPGRLAAVVFLQGCPWRCGYCHNPGLQPAETPPGATPAPDWAAVLRFLEQRRGLLDGVVFSGGEPTLQQDLPAAAAQVRALGFQVGLHTAGMYPLRLVGLLPLLDWVGLDIKAPWPRLDALSGAPGSAAKLRASLGHLLRSRVAHECRTTWHPELFPAEELEALASELSGLGVRDWALQRRDGVHPPELDAAMLQRLAAGFRRFHLR
- a CDS encoding carbonic anhydrase — encoded protein: MPDELIARLRRFNTDYFPRYRARFQDLVAQGQHPSTLFIGCSDSRLVPYLLTGAGPGELFLVRNVAAFVPPYDGSRGHHGTAAAIEYAVLALDVRHIVVCGHSHCGGIRALYGDPPPGASNLAAWLELGRDAVLPVQLSDEALRRTEERSVVLQLERLMDYPMVREQVERGRLALHGWHYVIERGEVNVFDVNLGCFVPASRSEHSGTGPYPASGDTGPLFNEIDEAWGPRGGP
- a CDS encoding peptidylprolyl isomerase; translated protein: MNENITSCGGGNCGCGSRDETATVARVNGVALHGPGERLDEAELRQRAYSELLRQQAQREGRLALADQPAVDGVLSAAASAAIEALLESTLQPAEPDEAACRRHHAAHAARYAVGERVLAAHILFALTPATPVEALRRRAEALLVELRCADAMAFARAAADNSNCPSGAQGGSLGWLSRADCMPEFAATLFGQDEAQAHVGVLPRLLRSRHGFHIVKVDAREAGQRLPFQAVHRTIAQTLEQQARMTALCQYLNGLAAEAVLDGVVLEGASTPLLQ
- the narI gene encoding respiratory nitrate reductase subunit gamma — protein: MRSLDFALFGIYPYICLAVFLVGSLLRFDRDQYSWKSDSSQLLRAGSLRWGSNLFHVGVLFLFFGHSVGMLTPHFLYEPFISAGHKQLMAMVSGGIAGLLAFIGVSLLLHRRLSDIRIRRNSKASDILLLALLWLQLVLGLATIPLSAQHLDGGMMMNLAEWAQRIVTLRGGAVELLAEASWVFKLHMFLGMSLFLVFPFTRLVHVWSGFGTLAYLVRPYQLVRSRRLSLPPGHDRLTR
- the narJ gene encoding nitrate reductase molybdenum cofactor assembly chaperone, with amino-acid sequence MMIKISKKKDPQQPIADSCRVLAHLLNYPGPELRSALPALAAALREEGALSEARQAELAMLMATLQRGDAYEVEARYVESFDRGRATSLHMFEHVHGDSRTRGPALVDLVQTYEAGGMFFDASELPDFLPVVLEFASTQEPATARAFLAELAHILSSIHAALIKRDSLYAAAIGAVLELAGEKPRTLQITPDEPLDESWQEPAAFDGCSSRGQQGPQPVHIVRKSPVSQQGGRA
- the narH gene encoding nitrate reductase subunit beta, with translation MKIRAQIGMVLNLDKCIGCHTCSVTCKNVWTNRPGMEYAWFNNVESKPGIGYPKEWENQQRWHGGWQRLPNGSIEPRQGGKWKLLMRIFANPKLPQIDDYYEPFTFDYDHLQSAPKSKAAPTARPRSLITGQRMEKIEWGPNWEEILGGEFAKRSKDPNFEDVQKDIYGQFENTFMMYLPRLCEHCLNPACVASCPSGSIYKREEDGIVLIDQDKCRGWRMCVSGCPYKKIYYNWQSGKAEKCIFCYPRIEAGQPTVCSETCVGRIRYLGVLLYDADRIEAAASVEHDKDLYQAQLDLFLDPHDPQVIEQARRDGIPEAWLEAAKRSPVYKMAVDWKVALPLHPEYRTLPMVWYVPPLSPISAAAHAGHIAAKGAIPDVSELRIPVQYLANLLTAGDVAPVERALERMLAMRAYQRGKHVDGVEDWAVLDQVGLLKREVEDMYQVMAIANYEDRFVIPSSHREYAENAYDLRGGCGFSFGNGCSEGQSHETSLFGGGGRRTIPIKATL